A portion of the Vibrio coralliirubri genome contains these proteins:
- a CDS encoding IS4 family transposase → MFLRQALNQVHNFSPEQLSGLSDLLSPELVEQCLQESGVATIRKRRLPMEMMVWSVLGMSLYRHLSMDKVVSQLDILLPGKKPFVAPSAVIQARHRLGSDVMEAVFNHTQRLWHRKTPHPDWHGLTLHAVDGVVWRTPDTKSNDEHFSRTGNKTTISDYPQVRMVCHMELTSHLLNSASFDSVSKSEVDLTIPLIEQSPSNSLTIFDRGFYALGLLHKWQTSGDEKHWLLPLRKGAQYTVLSKVGRGQELVELKLSPQAQKKWVDAPKTLQARLITKTIKGKEVRLLTSMIDTMKYPGADIAELYSHRWEIELGYREMKQYMLQNQLTLRSKKPELVNQELWGMLVAYNLLRFMMCQMAYHQKSVMPYQIGFKQASLFLVGQLQLLPAVAPGRIPEVINYILDMSESFVLPERRERSYPRAVKKRPCRYATRPPRRR, encoded by the coding sequence ATGTTTCTTAGACAAGCCCTTAATCAAGTCCATAACTTCTCTCCAGAACAGCTCTCAGGGTTATCAGACCTGCTGTCCCCGGAACTCGTCGAACAGTGCCTCCAAGAATCTGGGGTTGCGACTATTCGAAAGCGCAGGTTACCAATGGAAATGATGGTTTGGAGTGTTTTAGGGATGTCCCTTTACCGTCATTTATCGATGGATAAAGTAGTCTCGCAACTTGATATTCTCCTACCGGGTAAGAAGCCATTCGTCGCACCTAGCGCTGTCATACAGGCACGTCACCGACTTGGTTCCGACGTTATGGAAGCCGTGTTCAATCACACTCAACGACTTTGGCACCGCAAGACTCCTCATCCCGATTGGCATGGGTTAACACTTCATGCTGTAGATGGTGTTGTGTGGAGAACACCAGACACTAAAAGTAATGATGAGCATTTTAGTAGAACAGGCAATAAAACAACGATATCTGACTACCCTCAAGTGAGAATGGTCTGCCATATGGAGCTGACCAGTCATTTACTCAACAGCGCTTCATTCGACTCAGTATCTAAAAGTGAAGTCGACCTTACGATCCCGCTTATTGAACAATCTCCCTCAAACAGCTTAACTATTTTTGACCGCGGATTTTACGCCTTGGGCTTACTGCATAAATGGCAAACCAGTGGCGATGAAAAACATTGGCTGCTCCCATTAAGAAAAGGGGCTCAATACACTGTGTTATCGAAGGTAGGCCGAGGACAAGAGCTCGTTGAGCTCAAGCTATCACCTCAAGCTCAAAAGAAGTGGGTTGATGCCCCCAAAACTCTCCAAGCTCGTTTAATCACAAAGACGATTAAAGGAAAAGAAGTCCGACTATTAACGTCAATGATAGACACGATGAAATATCCTGGTGCTGATATCGCCGAACTATATAGCCATCGTTGGGAAATAGAGTTGGGGTATCGTGAGATGAAGCAATACATGCTTCAGAACCAACTTACGTTAAGAAGCAAAAAGCCAGAGTTAGTGAATCAAGAGCTTTGGGGAATGCTGGTTGCTTACAATCTACTGCGGTTCATGATGTGTCAAATGGCCTATCATCAGAAGTCAGTGATGCCTTATCAAATCGGCTTTAAACAGGCTTCATTATTCCTTGTTGGACAGCTTCAATTATTACCAGCGGTCGCACCGGGACGAATCCCAGAAGTAATAAACTACATACTGGATATGTCAGAAAGCTTTGTTTTACCTGAGAGGCGAGAACGAAGTTACCCAAGAGCAGTAAAAAAGAGGCCTTGTCGCTATGCGACAAGGCCTCCAAGAAGACGCTAA
- a CDS encoding antibiotic biosynthesis monooxygenase family protein, with the protein MKNIIKYGLALGALSVSALVSAQPVVLINTFSVEPAHEAATLTYWEDARDVLVKQPGYISTKLHRSLSSDATYRFINVAEWESKKQFHDAIQVMRKELPPLKIEGVSADPNLYEIIRD; encoded by the coding sequence ATGAAGAACATAATTAAGTATGGATTGGCACTGGGGGCGCTAAGCGTAAGTGCGTTGGTTTCGGCACAACCCGTTGTATTGATTAACACTTTTTCAGTCGAGCCAGCCCATGAAGCCGCGACATTAACGTATTGGGAAGATGCGCGAGATGTATTGGTGAAGCAACCCGGATATATCTCTACCAAATTGCACCGCTCTTTAAGTTCGGACGCGACATACCGCTTTATCAATGTCGCTGAATGGGAAAGTAAGAAGCAATTCCATGATGCAATACAAGTGATGAGAAAAGAGCTACCACCTTTAAAAATCGAAGGGGTTTCTGCTGACCCTAACTTGTACGAAATTATTCGCGACTAA
- a CDS encoding winged helix-turn-helix domain-containing protein, with protein MKNSPKAVGRDFLLEHCWPGRVVTGSSLNVAVKNIRTALGSLKCDCKILTVQKEGYSFSRPQQLGGYLSTPTSAIQVEVPQYEAPRVEALKETSVSKSSSTERGDNEHEPALTKQPDPYKQRQVQHFIARHRSRIAGILVSAFLLMLFYQFAFFMDKTNYRGMDVYHDSLNFDQELLTELNTVSELGVESLYLHRIGVGCQNIQAVALINGRWKEMSHQFKSLSCDDDNDDERG; from the coding sequence GTGAAGAACAGCCCCAAAGCGGTGGGTCGCGACTTCTTGCTTGAGCATTGTTGGCCGGGCAGGGTGGTGACAGGCAGTTCGCTTAATGTTGCAGTGAAGAACATTCGTACAGCATTAGGTTCACTTAAGTGTGATTGCAAAATATTAACGGTGCAGAAGGAAGGGTACAGTTTTAGCAGACCTCAACAGCTTGGTGGCTACCTATCTACACCCACCTCGGCTATTCAAGTTGAAGTACCTCAATATGAAGCGCCTCGAGTTGAAGCGCTTAAAGAAACCTCAGTATCAAAGAGCTCGAGTACTGAGCGTGGTGACAATGAACATGAGCCAGCCTTAACGAAGCAACCAGACCCGTATAAACAACGTCAGGTTCAGCACTTTATCGCGCGTCATCGCTCTCGCATCGCAGGAATATTAGTCAGCGCGTTTCTTCTCATGCTGTTTTATCAGTTTGCCTTTTTTATGGATAAGACGAACTATCGCGGCATGGATGTTTATCACGACAGTTTGAATTTTGATCAAGAGCTTTTAACTGAGTTGAATACTGTGTCAGAACTCGGTGTTGAGTCACTCTACCTGCATCGCATTGGCGTTGGGTGTCAGAACATTCAAGCCGTTGCTTTGATAAACGGGCGCTGGAAAGAGATGAGCCATCAGTTTAAATCGCTCTCTTGTGATGACGACAATGACGATGAGCGAGGATAG
- a CDS encoding Hsp70 family protein, whose product MEHQSQSAQELSSQEQNQAPKFSVGIDLGTTHCVLSFIDTSNEDARVEVMQIPQLTAPGTVETRSQLGSFLYQPHEHEMNAGSRVLPWSSEPKALVGAIARNLGSKTPIRLVASAKSWLCHGGVNRRDAFLPAGSPEEVEKVSPLKTTELYLEHLKDAWNHANPEHKLADQDVTITVPASFDPAARDLTAEAARNVGFTHLTLLEEPQAALYSWIDNSNDTWRDEVNVGDIVLVVDIGGGTTDLSLVEVTQDDGNLSLNRIAVGEHILLGGDNMDLALAYRLKMKLAQEGKELAPWQVQAMTHACRDAKEALLNDAELQSVPIVVPSRGSKLLGATLKTELTQQEVQQTLVDGFFPKVAVTEHPVQKTRGALTQMGLPYAQDAGITRHIAAFLSKQANALSGNSETAQQDFNPFANMPGMPGTQAQGSEAPAADFIKPTAILFNGGVLKSNLLADRLSDTINEWLINADEEFAKQLSGLDLDLAVASGASYYGAVRRGQGVRIRGGIASSYYVGIESAMPAIPGMAPPMEALCVAPFGMEEGSSVQVPSQEFGLVIGQPVHFQFFGSTIRREDEAGTHLDHWAPEELDELPEIQVTLPVSEGRREGEVVPVTLASRVTELGTLYLEAIATDNGQKWHVEFDVREDSNNDSNEQA is encoded by the coding sequence ATGGAACACCAAAGTCAATCAGCTCAAGAGCTATCTTCTCAAGAGCAAAATCAGGCACCTAAGTTCAGTGTTGGTATCGATTTAGGTACTACACACTGCGTTTTGTCTTTCATCGACACAAGCAATGAAGACGCTCGTGTAGAGGTGATGCAAATCCCTCAACTGACAGCGCCAGGTACAGTAGAAACTCGCAGCCAACTTGGCTCGTTCCTATACCAACCACACGAACATGAAATGAATGCGGGCTCTCGCGTTCTTCCTTGGTCTTCAGAGCCGAAAGCGCTAGTGGGTGCAATTGCTCGTAACCTTGGTTCTAAAACCCCTATCCGTTTGGTAGCGAGTGCAAAATCTTGGTTATGCCACGGTGGTGTTAACCGTCGCGATGCTTTCCTTCCTGCAGGCAGCCCTGAAGAAGTTGAAAAAGTATCTCCGCTTAAGACAACTGAATTGTACCTTGAGCACCTTAAAGACGCTTGGAACCACGCGAACCCAGAACACAAACTGGCAGACCAAGATGTAACGATCACGGTTCCTGCTTCGTTTGATCCTGCGGCTCGTGACCTAACAGCAGAAGCTGCACGTAATGTTGGTTTCACTCACCTAACGCTTCTTGAAGAGCCACAAGCTGCTCTTTACAGCTGGATTGATAACAGCAACGACACATGGCGTGATGAAGTAAACGTTGGTGACATCGTTCTTGTTGTCGATATCGGTGGTGGTACAACCGACCTTTCGTTAGTTGAAGTAACACAAGATGACGGTAACCTAAGCCTGAACCGTATCGCAGTAGGTGAACATATCCTACTTGGCGGCGACAACATGGACTTAGCACTGGCTTACCGCCTGAAAATGAAACTGGCTCAAGAAGGCAAAGAGCTGGCTCCTTGGCAGGTTCAAGCAATGACTCACGCATGTCGTGATGCAAAAGAAGCACTGCTAAACGATGCTGAACTGCAATCTGTGCCTATCGTTGTTCCAAGCCGTGGTTCTAAACTGCTTGGCGCAACACTGAAAACAGAACTGACTCAGCAAGAAGTACAACAAACGTTGGTTGATGGCTTCTTCCCGAAAGTAGCCGTGACTGAACACCCTGTTCAAAAGACACGTGGCGCACTGACTCAAATGGGTCTGCCTTACGCTCAAGACGCAGGTATTACTCGTCACATTGCCGCATTCCTTTCTAAGCAAGCGAACGCGCTTTCTGGAAACAGCGAAACGGCTCAGCAAGATTTCAACCCGTTTGCAAACATGCCCGGTATGCCCGGTACACAAGCGCAAGGGTCAGAAGCGCCAGCGGCAGACTTCATCAAACCAACAGCAATCCTGTTCAATGGTGGTGTTCTAAAATCGAACCTACTTGCCGATCGTCTTTCAGATACTATCAACGAATGGTTGATCAATGCTGACGAAGAGTTCGCTAAACAGCTTTCAGGTCTAGATTTAGACTTAGCAGTTGCAAGCGGTGCTTCTTACTACGGCGCAGTTCGTCGTGGCCAAGGCGTTCGTATCCGTGGCGGTATCGCTTCTTCTTACTACGTAGGAATTGAAAGCGCGATGCCAGCAATCCCGGGTATGGCTCCTCCAATGGAAGCACTGTGTGTTGCCCCATTTGGTATGGAAGAAGGTTCAAGCGTTCAAGTACCTAGCCAAGAGTTCGGTCTAGTGATTGGTCAGCCAGTACACTTCCAGTTCTTCGGTTCAACCATTCGCCGTGAAGATGAAGCGGGTACGCACCTTGATCACTGGGCGCCTGAAGAGCTTGATGAGCTTCCTGAAATCCAAGTGACACTGCCTGTATCTGAAGGCCGTCGCGAAGGTGAAGTGGTTCCAGTAACTCTGGCTTCTCGCGTTACTGAGCTAGGTACCTTATACCTAGAAGCGATTGCTACTGACAACGGTCAGAAATGGCACGTTGAGTTCGACGTTCGTGAAGACTCGAATAACGACTCAAACGAACAAGCATAA
- a CDS encoding 3'-5' exonuclease translates to MNHNRVVCFDLEMCCWSEDGVGTTGEIIEVGLAEIDLASGTIVKRAQYYVKPEKDEVSLFCAELTGITPRKIEKQGRPLESVIKSMIKNFGGPKKIYAAWGRDDLILHKECIEKGIEPPFSEFLNIATLYRVQNRLKDKRIGHRAAQEAKNIEWEGRQHSGYVDAYNLAKLTLTML, encoded by the coding sequence ATGAATCACAATCGAGTGGTGTGTTTCGATTTGGAAATGTGCTGTTGGAGCGAAGACGGTGTGGGAACAACAGGGGAGATCATTGAAGTTGGTCTTGCTGAGATTGATCTAGCATCTGGCACTATCGTGAAGCGAGCACAATACTACGTTAAGCCAGAGAAAGACGAAGTCTCTCTATTCTGTGCCGAGTTAACGGGCATTACACCTCGTAAAATCGAAAAGCAGGGTCGCCCATTAGAGTCTGTCATCAAGTCGATGATTAAGAACTTCGGCGGTCCAAAAAAAATCTATGCAGCGTGGGGACGTGACGACCTCATCTTACACAAAGAGTGTATTGAAAAAGGTATCGAACCTCCGTTTAGCGAGTTCTTGAATATCGCCACGCTTTATCGAGTTCAGAATCGATTGAAAGACAAGCGCATTGGTCACCGCGCCGCACAAGAAGCGAAAAACATTGAGTGGGAAGGTCGTCAGCACTCGGGTTATGTTGATGCTTATAACTTGGCTAAGCTAACGCTGACGATGCTGTAG
- a CDS encoding TerB family tellurite resistance protein: MFNSLTSMFKQLIEGQDLSKNQGTSPNIAIASLLCEVAGADHQINESERVAKLQLLQRLLDLDEEQAKVLLAQAEPKVEQSVSLYDFTSQLRDLSQPVRIDLIKAMWEVAHADGEIDPIEDSVIRKTAELLYVDHSDFIKTKLNVLGKS, translated from the coding sequence ATGTTCAATTCTCTCACATCAATGTTTAAACAATTGATTGAAGGCCAGGACCTAAGCAAAAACCAAGGCACATCACCTAATATCGCCATCGCGAGTTTGTTGTGTGAAGTGGCGGGAGCCGACCATCAGATCAATGAATCAGAAAGAGTCGCTAAGCTACAGCTTCTGCAACGTTTGCTGGATTTAGATGAAGAACAAGCAAAGGTGCTGCTCGCGCAAGCAGAGCCGAAAGTAGAGCAATCAGTATCGCTGTATGACTTTACATCGCAACTCAGAGACCTATCTCAGCCAGTGCGAATCGACTTAATCAAAGCGATGTGGGAAGTAGCGCATGCCGACGGGGAAATTGACCCTATCGAAGACTCTGTGATCCGTAAAACAGCAGAACTGCTCTACGTCGACCACAGTGACTTTATCAAAACTAAGCTGAACGTCCTCGGTAAAAGCTAA
- a CDS encoding Hsp70 family protein — translation MATPRFLVGIDLGTTNTVVAYCEINDDLQHAPVSLFDIDQLIGPGEVVRKPLLPSFRYHPAQGQISPSDLTMPWEPSPVEGDIKNVIVGEWARELGAKVEGRQVSSAKSWLSHQSVDRNSDILPWAGAADVDKVSPVVASASYLNHIRQAWNYRNPSNKLEDQDVVVTVPASFDETARKLTLEAAELAGLGKILLLEEPQAVCYDWYARHQQTAADELQQIPLILVCDVGGGTTDLSLIEAKFDANTDGNNELALDRIGVGEHLMLGGDNLDLALAHLAEQRFNQNKKLNASSLTKLIQQTRAAKESLLSANAPDDVKITMLGSGSKLLGGTKSIGLTKQEVHQIALEGFFPLSEFTETPDKRRSAVVEFGLPYVADPAVSKHVAEFLATHQQVSKAALENSDSIEFDDTKPAIPVGVLLNGGVFNSELVTERITQLLGNWNGSPITVLDNPHPDWSVALGAVAFGKARRGAQLKIGGGAARSYFLHLQEKNKMGKALCLLAKGTEEGQEIRLNSRRFSLTLGEPVRFNLLTSTHDQIAHDTAIQNGVMVNVDADLFSPLPPYISTLEGSGTAELQANQKERVEVLLACQLTEVGTLKMECVSTEDDSKRWLLEFEVRNKQGDESDSSALHPRLEECKELISRLYSGNKKSAESKEIKTLSKDLEKRLGKRDEWDFTTLRHLFDTFSLGRKRRRRSEAHEKNWLRLAGYSLRPGFGDPTDSWRIEQIWGLYQQNIQFKNHQGWTDWWVFWRRVAGGLNQEQQESILADIAKYLHPGAMKNPKTAKDAQDNGYEAMVRLAASLEQLEVEDKVLLASWFLSKAINHNQFEQAHWWALGRLASRTPLYGSQHSVIPREQAEQWLPKLLEQNWHKEQMIAFAAVMICRKTGDRQFDISDEYRNQVIEKLKQSKVPDSWLTLVSEVTELSESESKRVFGDALPSGLSLINN, via the coding sequence ATGGCAACTCCTCGTTTTTTAGTCGGCATTGACTTAGGCACAACCAATACGGTTGTCGCTTACTGTGAAATCAACGACGACCTACAACATGCTCCTGTTTCTCTTTTCGATATTGACCAACTCATCGGCCCCGGTGAAGTGGTTCGCAAGCCCCTACTCCCATCCTTTCGTTACCACCCAGCACAAGGTCAAATCTCCCCTTCTGACCTGACGATGCCGTGGGAACCAAGCCCTGTTGAAGGCGATATTAAGAACGTTATCGTCGGTGAATGGGCACGTGAATTAGGCGCTAAGGTTGAAGGCCGCCAAGTATCGAGTGCTAAGAGTTGGCTATCACACCAATCGGTTGATCGTAACTCCGACATTCTGCCTTGGGCTGGCGCAGCGGATGTCGATAAAGTCTCGCCAGTTGTGGCGAGTGCAAGCTACCTCAACCACATTCGCCAAGCATGGAACTACCGTAACCCGAGCAACAAGCTTGAAGATCAAGATGTTGTGGTTACCGTTCCTGCTTCCTTCGATGAGACAGCACGTAAGCTGACACTCGAAGCCGCAGAACTGGCGGGCTTAGGTAAGATTCTGTTACTCGAAGAGCCGCAAGCCGTTTGTTATGACTGGTATGCTCGTCACCAACAAACCGCAGCAGATGAACTTCAACAAATCCCGCTGATTCTAGTGTGTGATGTTGGCGGTGGTACCACCGATTTAAGCTTAATTGAAGCCAAATTCGATGCGAACACCGACGGTAATAACGAGCTCGCACTCGACCGTATTGGCGTTGGTGAACACTTGATGCTCGGTGGTGACAACCTCGATTTAGCGCTTGCTCACCTTGCAGAGCAACGCTTCAATCAAAACAAAAAGCTGAATGCCTCTAGCCTAACCAAACTAATTCAACAGACTCGCGCCGCAAAAGAGAGCCTACTTTCTGCCAATGCACCCGATGATGTGAAGATCACCATGCTGGGCAGCGGTTCAAAGCTGCTTGGCGGTACTAAGAGTATTGGCTTAACCAAACAAGAAGTTCATCAAATCGCATTGGAAGGTTTCTTCCCGCTTTCTGAGTTTACTGAAACACCCGACAAACGCCGCAGTGCTGTGGTTGAGTTTGGTCTGCCTTACGTGGCTGATCCTGCAGTGAGTAAGCACGTTGCAGAATTCCTAGCAACACACCAACAAGTATCTAAAGCCGCATTAGAAAACTCAGACTCTATTGAGTTCGATGACACCAAACCTGCAATTCCAGTTGGCGTGCTGCTCAATGGTGGTGTGTTTAACAGTGAATTGGTCACTGAACGAATCACACAGCTACTGGGCAACTGGAACGGCTCTCCAATCACAGTGCTTGATAACCCTCATCCAGATTGGTCTGTTGCCCTTGGCGCGGTTGCCTTTGGTAAAGCCCGCCGTGGTGCACAACTGAAAATCGGTGGTGGTGCCGCTCGTTCTTACTTCTTGCATCTACAAGAGAAGAACAAGATGGGTAAAGCGCTTTGTCTGCTTGCCAAAGGTACTGAAGAAGGACAAGAGATACGCTTAAACAGCCGTCGTTTCTCGCTGACTTTAGGTGAGCCAGTACGATTTAATCTACTGACTTCAACACACGATCAAATTGCTCACGACACCGCCATTCAAAACGGCGTGATGGTCAATGTGGATGCCGACTTGTTCTCCCCTCTTCCACCGTATATTTCTACCTTGGAAGGCTCAGGTACTGCAGAACTTCAAGCCAACCAAAAAGAGCGTGTTGAAGTACTGCTTGCTTGTCAGTTAACCGAAGTCGGCACACTGAAAATGGAGTGCGTGAGTACAGAAGATGACTCTAAGCGTTGGTTGCTTGAGTTTGAAGTAAGAAACAAGCAAGGCGATGAATCTGATTCCTCCGCGCTTCACCCAAGATTGGAAGAGTGTAAGGAATTGATTTCTCGCCTGTACAGCGGCAACAAAAAGAGCGCTGAATCAAAAGAGATCAAAACGCTATCGAAAGATCTTGAGAAACGACTAGGTAAACGCGATGAATGGGACTTCACGACCCTTCGTCATCTGTTTGATACCTTTTCATTAGGTCGTAAACGTCGTCGCCGCTCAGAAGCACACGAGAAAAACTGGCTGCGTTTGGCGGGTTATTCGCTACGTCCTGGCTTTGGCGATCCGACTGACTCATGGCGTATCGAACAAATTTGGGGCCTTTACCAACAGAACATTCAGTTTAAGAACCATCAAGGTTGGACGGACTGGTGGGTATTCTGGCGTCGTGTCGCTGGTGGACTAAACCAAGAGCAGCAAGAGAGTATCTTGGCGGACATCGCTAAATACCTTCACCCAGGTGCAATGAAAAACCCTAAGACAGCCAAAGATGCGCAAGACAATGGTTATGAAGCCATGGTTCGTTTAGCGGCGTCACTTGAGCAACTTGAGGTTGAAGACAAAGTGCTGCTGGCAAGTTGGTTCTTAAGCAAGGCGATTAACCATAATCAGTTTGAGCAAGCGCACTGGTGGGCGCTAGGTCGATTGGCTTCAAGAACGCCTTTGTATGGTAGCCAACACAGCGTGATTCCTAGAGAACAAGCTGAACAATGGTTACCCAAACTGCTTGAGCAGAACTGGCATAAAGAGCAGATGATCGCCTTTGCAGCGGTGATGATTTGTCGTAAAACCGGTGACCGTCAGTTTGATATCTCTGACGAGTATCGCAATCAAGTGATTGAGAAGCTTAAGCAAAGCAAGGTACCTGATTCATGGTTAACACTAGTGAGTGAAGTGACTGAACTTTCTGAGAGCGAATCTAAGCGTGTGTTTGGTGATGCGTTACCAAGCGGGTTAAGCCTGATTAATAACTAG
- a CDS encoding sensor domain-containing diguanylate cyclase: MPHTTDPLTGLKRRTLPLVVFSVSFLITVLCFILVALNQNRALNMNLDSFATHQTLSLEAFIANDVAYIGSGANFFYSNEPENWDKFDRFAQQTINDSKSLIGLQWMQKVPADEIAEHTAKMKEKYPSYELFTIPKHEAKAFGYILDGEPAFIASDLYPNTQANDNVLGFYSSRERFKLVLDNIKQTRKANISDKVRLLQDGLDQDTPKTGMLVYHPVFEGESDNLLGVVIGVVRTTYYFENLLASAVGDMDVYIRVTDTGFEAEDSPILFETEGYEAVSGHHITKTIELTNRDWKVDYKIDSCISFYGYLVLTGIVLVGTTISLLLAYIVNMQIREKERLYQMLDKRTEELRFLANHDSLTEVYNRRAFNKMLDKAIQRNEPFSLIGFDVDKFKGINDQFGHPAGDALLIHVIKLISVSLKEGDNLFRIGGDEFCIISSITNHEALDRYLQCILSTVSHSHCEHKGRQLSCTLSIGAAIRANENTEEILQKTDSMLYQSKSNGRNRVTIAG, translated from the coding sequence ATGCCCCACACCACCGACCCACTAACAGGGTTGAAGAGACGAACTCTCCCATTGGTCGTATTTTCGGTCAGTTTTTTGATTACTGTGTTGTGTTTTATATTAGTCGCGCTCAACCAAAACCGCGCGCTAAATATGAATCTGGATAGCTTTGCTACTCACCAGACATTGAGCTTGGAAGCGTTTATCGCCAATGATGTGGCTTATATTGGTTCAGGTGCTAATTTTTTCTATTCTAACGAACCTGAAAACTGGGACAAATTTGACCGTTTTGCTCAGCAAACGATTAATGACTCAAAAAGCTTAATCGGCTTACAGTGGATGCAAAAAGTGCCGGCAGATGAGATTGCCGAGCATACCGCTAAGATGAAAGAAAAATACCCGTCTTACGAACTGTTCACGATTCCAAAACACGAAGCAAAAGCCTTTGGCTACATCTTAGATGGCGAGCCGGCGTTCATTGCTAGTGACCTGTATCCCAATACACAAGCAAACGACAACGTTCTTGGCTTTTACTCTTCTCGTGAGCGCTTCAAGCTGGTTTTAGATAATATTAAACAGACGCGTAAAGCGAATATTTCAGACAAAGTTCGCTTGCTTCAAGACGGCTTAGATCAAGACACACCAAAGACAGGTATGCTGGTTTATCACCCTGTATTTGAGGGGGAAAGCGACAACCTGCTCGGTGTTGTGATTGGTGTGGTTCGCACGACTTATTACTTTGAAAATCTACTGGCTTCGGCGGTGGGCGACATGGATGTCTATATTCGTGTTACCGATACGGGTTTCGAAGCAGAAGACTCCCCAATCCTATTTGAAACTGAGGGTTATGAAGCTGTTTCTGGCCACCACATAACAAAGACGATTGAATTGACTAACCGTGATTGGAAGGTCGATTACAAAATAGATTCATGCATCTCTTTCTATGGCTATTTGGTATTAACTGGAATTGTTTTGGTGGGGACAACCATCTCATTGTTGTTGGCGTATATCGTTAACATGCAAATCCGAGAGAAAGAGCGTTTGTATCAAATGCTTGATAAAAGAACAGAAGAGCTTCGTTTTCTTGCCAACCATGACAGTCTTACGGAAGTTTATAACCGACGTGCTTTCAATAAGATGTTAGATAAAGCGATACAGCGAAATGAACCCTTTAGTCTTATCGGATTTGATGTCGATAAGTTCAAAGGCATTAATGACCAATTCGGCCACCCTGCAGGGGATGCTTTACTCATTCATGTGATTAAGCTGATTTCAGTGAGCCTGAAAGAGGGTGATAACCTGTTTCGTATAGGTGGAGATGAGTTCTGTATCATTTCTAGTATTACAAACCATGAAGCCCTAGATAGGTATCTACAATGCATTCTAAGTACAGTGAGTCACTCTCATTGTGAGCATAAAGGTCGACAGCTCAGTTGTACTTTGAGTATTGGTGCTGCCATTCGTGCCAACGAAAACACGGAAGAGATTCTGCAAAAAACAGACAGCATGCTCTATCAAAGTAAGTCGAATGGCCGAAATCGAGTGACAATTGCAGGCTAA
- a CDS encoding DUF2760 domain-containing protein, protein MIVDLNLIPQTFDMLHAGLTASSVLLLLIAVSRKTKVVEKVVEKPVEKIVEVEKPVEKIVEVEKVVEVERVIEKVVEVESKLATAPTDSAMQLLSIMQQEARLIDFLKEDLTSFSDEEVGAAARVIHTGGQKVLADYVTLSHIRTEDEETRITIAEGFNPQEIRLTGNVTGNAPFNGTLVHKGWKATDMNLPKLAENYDASVIAPAEVEL, encoded by the coding sequence ATGATCGTTGATTTGAACCTAATCCCACAAACGTTTGATATGCTTCACGCAGGCCTAACTGCATCAAGCGTTTTACTGCTGCTAATTGCCGTTTCTCGTAAAACCAAAGTGGTTGAGAAAGTCGTAGAAAAACCAGTAGAAAAGATCGTTGAAGTTGAAAAGCCAGTTGAGAAAATTGTCGAAGTAGAGAAAGTAGTAGAAGTTGAACGTGTGATCGAAAAAGTAGTCGAAGTTGAATCTAAGCTTGCTACAGCACCAACAGACTCTGCAATGCAACTACTGTCTATCATGCAGCAAGAAGCACGCTTAATTGACTTCCTAAAAGAAGACCTAACGTCATTCTCTGATGAAGAAGTTGGCGCAGCAGCTCGTGTTATTCACACTGGCGGTCAAAAAGTATTAGCCGATTACGTAACGCTGTCTCACATCCGCACAGAAGATGAAGAAACACGTATCACTATCGCTGAAGGTTTCAACCCTCAAGAAATTCGCCTAACAGGCAATGTAACGGGCAATGCACCGTTCAACGGCACACTGGTTCACAAAGGTTGGAAAGCAACTGATATGAATCTGCCTAAGCTTGCTGAAAACTACGATGCATCTGTAATTGCACCGGCAGAGGTGGAGCTATAA